In Epilithonimonas zeae, the DNA window TGTTTTTTTTTAATTTTCAAATTTTATCTATCTTTTTTATTTGATTTTTTTAGATTTTTTAAATTTTGAAGTTTTTTTTAAAACCATCGAGTTACACATAGCCCTGATGGTAACGGTTACCCCACAGCGATGGCGCGGAACGCAGTGGAGCGCCAGAGCGAGGAGTATGAGTGGACAGCAGGTTCACGGCTCCCAAATATTAATGATTTACATATCTTTAATCGATTAATACAACCTTTGGTTAGGTTCTAAATAAGTATCTTTGCAAAAAATTTTTAGAAATAATGGATAAATTCCAACTTAATACGATAGAAGAAGCACTGGAAGACCTTAAAAATGGCAAAATGGTCATTGTAGTAGATGATGAAGACCGTGAAAATGAAGGAGACCTCATCGCTGCTGCTGAACTGACTACACCTGAGATTGTCAATTTTATGGCAACTTATGCAAGAGGTTTGATTTGTATGCCGCTAACTGAAACGAGATGCGACGAATTGGAACTGCACTCTATGGTTTCGAATTCTACCGACCCAAAAGAAACGGCTTTTACTATTTCTGTTGACCTTCTTGGAAAAGGTGCTACGACGGGAATCTCCGCTGGTGACCGCGCCAAAACCATCCAAGCGATTATGGATTCTAACACAAAACCTGGCGACCTGATGCGACCTGGTCACATTTTCCCATTGCGTGCAAGAGAAGGCGGCGTTTTGAAAAGAGCAGGACATACGGAAGCGGCGGTTGATTTGACAAGATTGGCAGGACTGAAAGAAGGCGGCGTTATCTGCGAAATCCTAAATGAGGACGGAAGTATGTCGAGACTGCCACAACTTTTGGAATTTGGGAAGAAGCACGATTTGAAAGTGATTTCTATTGAAGATTTAATTCATTACAGAATCATGAGACAAGGCGATCTTGTGGAAAGAATAGAGGAACGTGATATCAAAACGCATTTTGGAGATTTCAAATTTTATGTTTTTGAGGAAAAACCGACGGAGCAAATCCATTACGCCTTAACAAAAGGAACTTGGTCTGCAGATGAATCTGTTTTGGTGAGAGTACAATCTTCAGGAACTTATTTTGACGTTTTCAGCAGATTGTCGAATGGCGAACATCCTTTGATGCAACAAGTAACCGATCTTATAAACAAAGAAGGAAAAGGCGCTGTGGTTTTTATCAACAATGTTTCTAACAAAGAAAATACGTTGAGCAGAATCAAACATTTCCTGAATTACCAGGACGGAACAAGTGAACAACCTACAATTGCGCCTAATTTCCGTGATTATGGCATCGGAACTCAAATCTTGAAAGACCTTGGAATTAACAAATTTAAAGTGATTACCCAGAATCCTAACATCAAACCGATTCTTTCCGGTTATGATGTGGAAGTGACTGAGATGGTTGCTTTATAGATTATTTTGAGAGAATAGACAGATAGATGATAGACTTTCATCTTATATCAATAAAAAACGCTCCAAAATAGGAGCGTTTTTTTATGTCTTGATTCTTTATCTTGAATCTACAAGTCTAATTCAGCCAAGCATTATTCTTAGGATTGATATCTGGAACAATGGATTGCGGATCCAATTTTACATTCGTAACTTCTTTTGTAGAATCGATTTGGAAAGTCCATTCCGTATTACGTTTCCAAACTTCAACAGGCAACTTCACAGTCTGCGTAGTTCCATCTTTAAAGGTTACAAGAACTATTGTCGGCATTGGTAATTGTCCAATATTTTCAACTGTAATTTGCGCGCCATTTTTGAAATCACCATTCACAGGTTTTACTGCTTTTACAGCTTGATCCACTTTCCATTTGTTCATAAACCAGCCTCTCCAAAACCAGTTCAGTTCTTCGCCGGAAACATTTTCCATTGTATGGAAGAAGTCCCAAGGTGTCGGATGTTTGAACGCCCATCTATGAACATAAGTTTTGAATGCTTTATCAAATTTTTCAGGACCTAAAATGGTTTCTCTCAAAATCCCTAACCCAACTCCAGGTTTGAAATAAGCCAAAACACCAATGCTTCTTTCTTTCATATTATCCGGACCAACCATAATCTGTTCAAAATTATCACTCTGAACAAATGGTCCAATCTTGCTGATATCTTGTTTGTGATAATATTCGCCTTTATTGAAAGCTTCCGTTGATAATTCATTAATAAAAGTATTGAAACCTTCATCCATCCAGGCAAAAACTCTTTCATTGGAACCAACAATCATAGGAAACCAAGTGTGACCAAATTCGTGATCCGTTACACCCCAAAGATCAGCACCTTTTGAATTTCTGTGGCAAAAAACGATTCCAGGATATTCCATTCCGCCTTCGTTTCCGGCAACATTAGTCGCTGCTGGATAAGGATACTCGAACCATTTTCCGGAGTAATGCTCTATAGCAGCTTTTGTATATTCTGTTGATCTTCCCCAAGCTTTGTCGCCTGCACTTTCTACAGGATAAGCCGAGATTGCTAGAGATTTTTTTCCGCTTGGAAGGTTGATTCTCGCGGCATCTATAATGAATGCAGAAGACGAAGCCCAGGCAAAATCTCTTGCTTTTTCTATTTTGAATTTCCAGGTTTTTGTTCCTGATTGATTTCCTTTACCTAATTCAGATTCTGGATGAATCATCACAGTTTTGTCACTTTTTCTAGCTTCATTCCAACGGTTGATTTCTTCTTTCGAGTAAACCTCTCTTTCATTCAATAATTCTCCCGAAGCTACAACGTAATGATTAGTCGGAACAGTAATATTTGCTGATAAAGTTCCGTATTCCAAATAAAATTCCGAAGCTCCTAAATATGGCAACGTGTTCCAACCCATTACATCATCATATACACACATTCTCGGATACCATTGCGCCAATGTGAAGATTTTTCCATTTTTGGTATCTTCAACTCCCATCCTGTCCGAACCGTATTTTGGAGAGAGAAAAGAATATTCTATTTTCAATTTTGCAACGCCGCCGTTCGCTTTCAAATCACTTGGAAGGTCAATCTGCATTCTGGTGTCTGTAACTGTATATTTTACATCTTTCCCGTCATATTTTACTGATTTGATTTTGTAGCCGCCATCAAAAGTCTCGCCGTGCGCACCGTTTCTACTTCCTGACAACGGAACTACAGCATTACCTCTGGAATCTTTAGCAAAGAGATTTTGGTCGAGTTGTAACCAAAGAAAACCCAGTTGGTCCGGACTGTTGTTGGTATAAGTAATTTCGGCCGACCCTGTTAATTCATTGTTAGATTCATTAAGACTGACATTCAGTTGATAATCGGCGGAGTTCTGCCAATATTTGTGTCCCGGCTGTCCGCTTGCCGAACGTGTTTCAGTTCCGGTCTGAGGATAGAAAAATGGTTTGAAGGCTTCTGTATAATCATACTTTGGAGATTCCTGAGCGTAAGAATTGCCGACAAAAGCAAATATCGCTACAGCAGAAATCAAATTAGGGAGTTTGAATTTCATTACGTAAAAAGATTTATAACATTTAAAAATAGGTAAAAAAAATCTCAAATTTGTTACAAACTTGAGATTAAATAAGGTTTATTTTTAAATCAATTCGATTTTTTTGCTTTTATCATTGCTTCCAGCATATCCCACATTTCCTGAGGAATATCCTCCAGCATATTGAACTCGCCAGCACCTTGCAGCCATTCGCCACCGTCAATAGTCACCACTTCACCATTCATATAAGCTGAATAATCGGAAACCAGATAAGCCGCAAGATTGGCTAATTCCTGATGTTCGCCAACCCTTCTCAACGGTACTTTCTTCTTCATATCGAACTTCTCCTGCAAATCTCCCGGAAGTAATCTGTCCCAAGCTCCTTTCGTAGGAAATGGTCCCGGTGCAATCGCATTGAAACGGATGCCATATTTTGCCCATTCAACCGCCAGACTTCTTGTCATTGCCAGAACGCCTGCTTTTGCGCAAGCCGATGGAACCACGTAAGCCGAACCAGTCCAGGCATAGGTTGTCACGATATTAAGAACTGTTCCCGGAACTTTATTATCTATCCAATATTTTCCAATGGACAATGTACAGTTTTTAGTTCCCTTCAAAACGATGTCTAAAATAGAATCAAAAGCAGAATGTGTCAATCTTTCTGTAGGTGAAATGAAATTTCCGGCAGCGTTATTTAAAAGAATGTCAATTCTCCCGAATTCTTTCAAAGTGGCTTCTTTCATCGACTCTACTTCTTCCCAATTTCGCACGTCGCAAGCCACGCAAAGCACTTTACCTCCTGTTTGTTCTCCTAGTTCTTTCGCGGTTCCCTGCAACTTTTCTAAATTTCGTGAAGTGATAACGACTTTTGCGCCTAATTCCAAAAAATATTTGGTCATAGCTTTACCAAGCCCGCTTCCGCCTCCCGTAACAATGGCCACTTTATCTTTGAGTGCGTCTTCGCGCAACATTGGTTGTGTATATAGATTCATATGTAGATGTTTATTGTTTTTAAAAGTCATATGCAATCGCTGTATCTTCATTGGACGTTTTGCTTCCCATCATGGCGATTTCATAATTAAAATTTAAAGGTTTGTGCCTGTGGTAAATTTAGATTTTTATTTTGTTTTGAGAATTAACAAAAGTTATGCGCAAAATATGAACGTCATACGATTGCGCCCCGGCTTGAACGGAGCTCTTTTTGCGGAACAGAGTGGAGCAAAAAAGCGGGAGTGGAAGACGGAAAAGGCGTCCAAAAATCTATCATCGTAGTTTTGGCTACAACAATCTTTGATTTGGTCACACCGTTCCGTTCATCATTTTTCAACTTTGTCTTGTAAATAATTAACCCTTTAAAAACAATCACAATGAGTACAAAAAAAGTATGGTTCGTAACCGGAGCCTCAAAAGGATTAGGTCTCACATTAGTTAAAAAATTATTATCCGACGGCTATTCTGTGGCAGCAACATCCAGAAATGTTTCGGAACTACAGAAAGTCATCAGCGCAGAAAATTCTGATTTTCTTCCATTGGAAGTAGATTTGGTTAATGAAGAGTCAGTTTCACTAGCGATTTCAAAAACGATTGAAAAATTCAGGAGAATCGATGTTGTGGTAAACAACGCTGGTTATGGCCAATTGGGAACTTTGGAAGAATTAACTGACCAGGAAAGCCGTCAGAATTTTGACACCAATGTATTTGGTTCTTTGAATATCATCAGAGCATCGATGCCGCATTTCAGAAATCAAAAAAGCGGAAACATCATCAACATTGCTTCGATTGGCGGATTATCCGGAGATTTTCCAGGTTGGGGAATCTACTGCGCTACGAAATTTGCAGTCGTTGGTTTTACGGAAGCTTTGGCCGCGGAGGTCAAAGAATTCAGCGTGAATGCAACGGTTGTTTATCCCGGCTACTTCAGAACCGATTTCCTGACCGGCGGTTCGCTTCGCACACCAGAAAATGAAATCGAGGCTTATACCACAGCAAGAAAACTTCAAGTAGCGCACGAGCAGGACATCAACGGCAATCAGCCTGGCGATCCTGAGAAAGCGGCTGTGGCGATGCTGGAACTGGTTGCAATGGAAAATCCACCCGTTCATTTGGTTTTAGGTTCGGATGCTTTTCAAATGGCGAACAACAAATTAAGTTCTCTTCAGAATGAAATTTCCGACTTCAAAACATTAAGTATTTCAACAGATTACTAACTTTGTAAGGCAACAGTTTTCGGATTGTTGCCTTTAATCTTATTAGATTATGAATAACAGAAAATTATATACGATTGACTCCGTTGCTGAATTTCATAGGATTTGCGGATTGTCTAAACCTCAACACCCAATGATTAGTTTGGTGGATTACAGCCAGGTGGAATATCAAATAGAGGAATCGGAAATCAGTTGGATTCAGGAATTGTATTTTATGGGTTTCAAGCGTGATATTCAGGGGAAATTGCATTACGGGCAGAGCCAGTATGATTTTGACGGTGGTTTGATGTGCTTCATTGCGCCGAGGCAATTGGTGAAAATGATTATCGACAAGTACGACACAAAACCGTCGGGCTACCTTTTGGCTTTCCATCCCGATTTTATCTGGAATACGCCTTTGGCAAAGACCATTCATAACTACAAATTTTTCGGTTATGATGTGAATGAAGCTTTGTTTCTTTCTGAAAAGGAGGAAGAAACATTGATTGGACTTTTCAAAGGCATCGAGCGAGAATATCAGTCAGGAATTGATGAATTTACTCAGAGTATCATTATTTCACAAATCGAAGTGATTCTGAATTATTGCGAACGTTTTTATCAAAGACAATTCATCACCAGAAAAAAGACCAATCATCATATTTTGGAGAAATTAGAAATCATCTTAGAAGATTATTTTAATGAAGATGTTATTGATAAAGGTTTGCCAACTGTGAATTACATTGCCGAACAACTGAATATTTCAACCAATTATCTCGGAAGTTTATTAAAACAATTAACCGGACAAACCACGCAACAGCACATCCACGAAAAACTGATTGAGAAAGCCAAAGAAAAATTGTCGACAACGGAGCTTTCCGTGAGTGAAATTGCGTATGAATTGGGGTTTGAACATTCACAGTCTTTCAGCAAATTGTTTAAAGCTAAGACCGATATTTCGCCGTTGGAGTTTCGGCAGTCGTTTAATTAGATTTTTATTCTCTCGTAGATTGGTGGATTTACCAGATAAATGAGTTTAAAATCTGCATTGCGTGAGATTAAATTTTGGTTAAAGCCAATCTTATTTTAAAATTATGAAACGAGCTAAAACCTACTCCTATTGATATTTACTTTTCAAAAACATCTTCTCTGATGTTTTTTTTATGTGTTCTTCCCCACTCCGAAAGTGCCATAATCACTGGTTTTAAAGTTCTGCTGTAATCTGTGGAAAGGTATTCTACCACAACCGGCGTCTGTTCGGCGTGCACTACCCTTTTGACGAAACCGTTCAGTTCCAGATCCTTCAGTTCATTTGACAAAACTCTTGCGGAAATCCCGGCAACGATTCTTTGCAGTTCGTTAAACCGAATGTTTCCGTGTTCCTGCAATGCAATGATGATTTTCAGTTTCCACTTTCCACCGATGACGTAAATCGCATCTTCTACAGAAGACAGGCTTTCCGTACATCTGGCTTTGGTTACAGGCTCTTCCAGTTCGATATTATTTTCCATAATGATTGTTAACTTACCCAAAGGTTACTACTAACCTTTTGTTCACTACTTACTTTTGATAAGCAAATGTACATAATTTTGCTGTAGAAATTTTAATCATTAAAAATGAGTTAGCTGAAAAGCAATTCTAAAAAAATTAAAAAATAATCATTTACATATGAAAAATGTACTTCACATCATCACAAGTCCTAGAAAAGATTTGTCTGCAAGCAGAAAATTAGGAAATGTAGTTATCGAAAAAATTCAGGAAAAATATTCTGATGCTGTCTTAAAAGAACGTGATCTTACGACAAACCCGACTCCACTTTTGGATGAGTCTCACATCAACACTTTTTTTACGCCGGCTGAAAACCATTCTACAGAGCAACAATCCATCAACAAATATTCTGAAGATTTGATTTCTGAATTAAAAGAAGCCGATATTATTGTTATCGATTCTCCAATGTACAATTTTTCCGTTCCTGCAACGCTGAGAGCTTATCTTGATTTCACTTCGAGAGCCGGATATACTTTTAAATATGACGAAAATGGACCAAAAGGCCTGTTGAATGACAAAAAACTATATATCGCTTTTGCCTCAGGAAATATTTATTCTGAAGGGCCTTTCCAAGTGTTTGATTCGAATGTTCCGTATATTAAAAATGTTTTTGGATTCTATGGAGTTTCGGATGTAAGTGTTTTCCGTGCTGAAGGTCTGGCAATTCCGGGAATTATGGAAAATGCTTTAGAAAAAGGAATTGACAGTATTGTGATTGATTAATTTCAAGTGATTGTTAGATAAATACTCTCTCGCAAATTGAGAAAATTTTACAGATTATTGTTTTTAAAATCTGCTTCATCTGCTCAATCTGCGAGAGATTTAAATTTTGGCTAAAGCTAATTTTGATTCTTAAAAATAAAAAACGGGCTAAAGCCCGTTCCTATTGATATAATTATTTCGCTATAATTTATTCCTGAACTTCAAAAAGCAATCGCTCCCCGAATTTTTCTTCATTAATTTTTCCGTTTTCGTAAACCAGATTTCCATTGACGAAAGTATGAGTAACTTTTGAATTGAAATTCATTCCTTCGAGTGGACTCCAGCCACATTTGTAAAGAATGTTTTCCTTATCAACTGTCCAGTTTTGATTTAAATCAACCAAAACCAAATCTGCTTTATAACCTTCTCTGATGAAACCTCTCTTCTCAATTCTGAACAAAATTGCAGGATTATGAGCCATTTTTTCAACAATTCTTTCCAGAGAAATTTTTCCATTTTTAAAATTCTCCAGCATTACCACCAAAGAATGCTGAACTAAAGGCGCTCCGGAAGGACATTTCGTATAAACATTTTGCTTTTCTTCCCAAGTATGTGGCGCGTGGTCTGTTGCAATCACATCAATTCTATCATCCAAAAGAGCTTCCCAAAGTCCGTCTTTATCTTTTAAAGTTTTTACCGCCGGATTCCATTTGATGAGGTTTCCTTTTGTTTCGTAATCTTCATTCGTGAAAGTCAAATGATGAACGCAAACTTCCGCAGTTATTTTCTTTTCTTTTAATGGAATATCATTTCGGAAAAGGTCAGTCTCAATATCCGTTGACAAATGGAAAACGTGAAGTCTAGCTCCTGTTTTCTTTGCCAATTCAATCGCCTTTGATGAAGATTTATAACAAGCTTCTTCACTTCTTATCAAATGATGGAATTTCACGGGAATATCTTCGCCATATTCATCCAGATATTTTTGGGTATTGGCTCTGATTGTTGCTTCGTCTTCACAGTGAACGGCAATCAGCATTTTGGTATTGCTGAAAATATTTTCCAGCGTTTCGGGATTATCAACCAGCATATTTCCCGTTGATGAACCTAAAAACAATTTGATTCCAGGAACATTTCTTGGATTTGTTTTTAAAACTTCCTCAAGATTATCATTCGTTCCGCCCATCATAAATCCGTAATTGGCAAAAGATTTTTGCGACGCAATTTTGTATTTATCAGCCAACAATTCCTGAGTTACCGCATTTGGAACCGTGTTAGGTTGCTCAATGAAACTTGTTGTTCCACCTGCGATTGCAGAACGGGATTCAGATTCTATATCACCTTTGTGTGTCAAGCCCGGCTCACGGAAATGAACCTGGTCATCAATTACTCCAGGCAAAAGATATTTTCCGGAAGCGTCAATAATCTGGTCAGCTTCTTCATTAATATTGGAATATATTTTAGAAATCAAATCGTTTTCGATAAGAATATCACTTTGGATAATTTTTCCTTCGTTTACGATTTGAGCATTTTTTATTAGGATTTTCATTTTACTTTTTTAGACAGAAACAAAATTAAGTTTTTGAAAATGATTACTCCAAATATTTGAAGTATTAAATCAGCGCAAAAATTATTTGACTAAATTGCTTCAAAATTCCAAAGAATGTCTCCGAGAAAATACATTTTAATTCTACCCGTTTTATTCACTTCATTATTCAGTTCCCAAAAATTAGAAAACCTCTCGAAATTCGTAAATCCAATCATCGGAACCGAAAAAATGGGACACACTTTTCCAGGCGCAACCGTTCCATTTGGCGCTGTTCAGCTGAGTCCAGAAACCGATTCGCTTTCTTATGAAGTTAACGGAAAATATAATCCTGACGTTTATAAATATTGCGCTGGTTATCGCTATGAAGACAAAACGATTGTCGGATTTTCGCACACGCATTTCAGCGGAACCGGACATTCGGATTTGGGCGATTTTTTGATAATGCCGACAGTTGGAAAGTTAAAATTAAATCCCGGAACTGTTCAAAATCCGGGAAGTGGATTTCGTTCCAGATTTTCTCATCAAAACGAAAAAGCGGAAGCCGGCTATTACAAAGTGAAGCTTGACGATTATAATATTCTGGCTGAAATGACGGCTACTACAAGAGTTGGCGTTCATCAATACACCTTTCCGAAATCCGATGACGCACATATTATTTTGGATTTGATGGCAGGCATTTACAATTACGATGACAAAAATGTCTGGACTTATATAAGAATTGAAAACGACCACAGAATCACAGGTTACAGACAAACAAATGGCTGGGCAAGAACGAGAACGGTTTATTTCGCAATGGAATTTTCGAAACCATTCAAATCTTATGGTCAGAAAAATTTTGATTCGAAACAAGCTTACCGAGGTTTCTGGAGAAAGTGGAATCAGGACGATAATTTCCCCGAGATTGCAGGAAAGAAAATCAGAATGCATTTTGGTTTCGATACTCAGGAAAATGAGAAAATTCAAATCAAATTTGCGATTTCGCCAGTTAGCCAAGCCAATGCTTTGGGAAATTTAACCAAAGAAACGCCGGATTGGAACTTCGAAAAAATAAAATCTCAAGCTCAAAACGATTGGAATAAAGAACTTAATAAAATCGTTGTCAACACACTTTCCGAAGATGACAAAGTGAATTTTTACACGGCGATGTACCACACATTCATCAATCCAACCACTTATATGGATGCGAATGGCGAATACAAAGGTCTTGACCAAAATGTACATCAAGCCAAAGGTTTTACGAATTACACCACGTTTTCACTTTGGGACACTTACCGCGCTTTGCATCCGTTTTTCAATATCATTCAGCCAAAACGGAACAATGATATGACCCAGTCGATGATGGCGCATTACGACCAATTCAGTTTGAAAATGTTGCCTGTTTGGTCACATTATGCGAATGAGAACTGGTGTATGAGCGGTTATCATTCGGTTTCACTGATTGCTGATGCGATTATCAAAGGAACTTACACCGGAAATCCGGAGGAAGCTTTGAAGGCTTGTATTGCGACTTCCAAAAAAAGAAATTACGAAGGCATCGGCGAATACATCGATAAAGGTTACATCTCTGCGGAGAAAAACGGGACATCGGTTTCCAACACTTTGGAATATGCTTATGACGATTGGGCCATTGCTCAAATCGCTAAGAAATTAGGCAAAACTGATATTTATAATGAATATCTGAAACGTTCCGAAAACTGGAAAAACGTTTTCGATAAATCGATTGGTTTTATGAGACCGAGATTATCTGACGGAAGTTTCAAAAAAGAATTTGATTTGATGAGTACGCACGGACAAGGCTTTATCGAAGGAAATTCCTGGAATTACAGTTTCTTCGTTCCGCACAATCCTGAGGAATTAATGAAAGTTATGGGTGGGAAAAAGAAATTCGGGGAAAATCTTGATGAATTATTTTCAATGCATTTGCCTGACGCGTTTTTTGCTGATACGGAAGATATTACTCGAGAAGGCATTATCGGCGGATATGTTCACGGAAACGAACCTGCGCATCACGTCGCTTATCTTTATAATGTTGCAGGACAACCTTGGAAAACGCAGGCTCAAATCCGAAAAATCCTGACAATGCAATACAAAGCAAAACCAGATGGATTGGGCGGAAATGACGATTGCGGGCAGATGAGCGCGTGGTATATTTTCAGCAGTTTGGGATTCTATCCTGTTTCGCCGGGTTCGGATGAATATTGGATTGGAAGTCCGAATATCGTCAATGCAAAACTGAATTTGGAGAACGGAAAAACTTTTGAAATCGAAGCCAAAAATCAATCAGAGAAAAATATTTACATCGAAAGAATCGAGCTGAACGGAAAACCATTTGAAGGCTACAAATTGAAGCACGACGATATTATGAAAGGTGGAAAATTGGTTTTCTTTATGAATTATAAGCTGAAGAAATAAATCGGATTCTTGTAATAATAGATTATTTTTGCAAAAATTTTTGAATTGAAGAAGCTTCTCGGACAAACTGCGCTTTATGGATTAACAACTGTGATTATCAGACTGTTTCCATTTGTAATTAATCCAATTATTACAAGAACTTTCGGTCCTACAGCCTATTCACCTTTTGCTGATTTTTATTCCGTAGCTGGCGTTATCGCTGTACTTTTGACGCACGGAATGGAAACCACATTTTTTCGCTTTGCCCTTGATGAGAAAGATGACAGAAAATTGATTTCGACTTCATTTTTCAGTGTTTTAACAGTAACATTAATCTATTTAATTTTCACATTACTTTACAGGCAACCATTGGCGAATGCTTTTAAAACGCCTGACCAAGTAGATTTGCTGGCAATTCTTACTGTGACTTTAGCCTTGGATGCTTTTTGCGCAATGCCTTTTGTAATGCTAAGGAAAAACGAACGACCATTAAAATATGCCGGAATCCGAATCACAAACGGAATTATAAATTTTCTTTTAGTTGTATTTTTCATCATCATTCTTCCAAAATATCCGGACGGAATTTTTGGGTTGAAATACAGTCCGGAGTTTGGAATCGGTTACGTTTTTGTCGCGAATCTGGTTGCAAGTGCTGTCACTTTTTTGATGCTGTCACAAGAATTACTAATCGCAAGGATAAAGCATTTCTCTTGGGAACTTTGGAAAAAAATGATCAAATATTCCTGGCCCATTACGATTGCCGGTTTAGCTGGAATCATCAACGAAACATTTGACAGACAGTTTCTTAAATTTCTTTTACCAGAAGAAATCGGAAGACACGAATTAGGCGTTTACGGTGGTGTTGCGAAGGTTGTGACTTTTGTTATTCTTTTTAGACAAGCTTATTCTTTAGGAATTGAACCTTTTTTCTTTAGTAATTCAAAAAACAAAAATGCCAATCAAACTTATGTCAGATTAATGGATATTTTCATTGCAATCAACTGTCTGATTGTTTTGTTCCTATCTGTCAATCTCGACTGGATCGCAAAAGTTTACATCAACAATCCGGAATATTACGAAGGTATTTCAATTCTTCCTATTCTGTTTTTTGCCAGCTTATTTTTAGGTATTTATCTTAACCTTTCGATTTGGTATAAATTGACTGACAAAACGATTATCGGTGCATACATCTCTGCAATTGGCGTTTTAATAACCATAGCTATTAATTTTTATTTCATTCCAAAATATGGTTACTGGGCTTCGACTTGGGCAACCATTGCGAGTTACTTTGCTATGATGGTTATCTCGTACATTTGGGGACATTACAAATACCCGATTCCTTACAATATTTATAAAAATATAACTGTGATTCTGATCACAATGGTAGTGTCTCTGGCATATTACCAATATTTAAAAGAAA includes these proteins:
- a CDS encoding FMN-dependent NADH-azoreductase, with the translated sequence MKNVLHIITSPRKDLSASRKLGNVVIEKIQEKYSDAVLKERDLTTNPTPLLDESHINTFFTPAENHSTEQQSINKYSEDLISELKEADIIVIDSPMYNFSVPATLRAYLDFTSRAGYTFKYDENGPKGLLNDKKLYIAFASGNIYSEGPFQVFDSNVPYIKNVFGFYGVSDVSVFRAEGLAIPGIMENALEKGIDSIVID
- a CDS encoding winged helix-turn-helix transcriptional regulator, producing the protein MENNIELEEPVTKARCTESLSSVEDAIYVIGGKWKLKIIIALQEHGNIRFNELQRIVAGISARVLSNELKDLELNGFVKRVVHAEQTPVVVEYLSTDYSRTLKPVIMALSEWGRTHKKNIREDVFEK
- a CDS encoding M1 family metallopeptidase, with translation MKFKLPNLISAVAIFAFVGNSYAQESPKYDYTEAFKPFFYPQTGTETRSASGQPGHKYWQNSADYQLNVSLNESNNELTGSAEITYTNNSPDQLGFLWLQLDQNLFAKDSRGNAVVPLSGSRNGAHGETFDGGYKIKSVKYDGKDVKYTVTDTRMQIDLPSDLKANGGVAKLKIEYSFLSPKYGSDRMGVEDTKNGKIFTLAQWYPRMCVYDDVMGWNTLPYLGASEFYLEYGTLSANITVPTNHYVVASGELLNEREVYSKEEINRWNEARKSDKTVMIHPESELGKGNQSGTKTWKFKIEKARDFAWASSSAFIIDAARINLPSGKKSLAISAYPVESAGDKAWGRSTEYTKAAIEHYSGKWFEYPYPAATNVAGNEGGMEYPGIVFCHRNSKGADLWGVTDHEFGHTWFPMIVGSNERVFAWMDEGFNTFINELSTEAFNKGEYYHKQDISKIGPFVQSDNFEQIMVGPDNMKERSIGVLAYFKPGVGLGILRETILGPEKFDKAFKTYVHRWAFKHPTPWDFFHTMENVSGEELNWFWRGWFMNKWKVDQAVKAVKPVNGDFKNGAQITVENIGQLPMPTIVLVTFKDGTTQTVKLPVEVWKRNTEWTFQIDSTKEVTNVKLDPQSIVPDINPKNNAWLN
- a CDS encoding helix-turn-helix domain-containing protein; protein product: MNNRKLYTIDSVAEFHRICGLSKPQHPMISLVDYSQVEYQIEESEISWIQELYFMGFKRDIQGKLHYGQSQYDFDGGLMCFIAPRQLVKMIIDKYDTKPSGYLLAFHPDFIWNTPLAKTIHNYKFFGYDVNEALFLSEKEEETLIGLFKGIEREYQSGIDEFTQSIIISQIEVILNYCERFYQRQFITRKKTNHHILEKLEIILEDYFNEDVIDKGLPTVNYIAEQLNISTNYLGSLLKQLTGQTTQQHIHEKLIEKAKEKLSTTELSVSEIAYELGFEHSQSFSKLFKAKTDISPLEFRQSFN
- the ribB gene encoding 3,4-dihydroxy-2-butanone-4-phosphate synthase — protein: MDKFQLNTIEEALEDLKNGKMVIVVDDEDRENEGDLIAAAELTTPEIVNFMATYARGLICMPLTETRCDELELHSMVSNSTDPKETAFTISVDLLGKGATTGISAGDRAKTIQAIMDSNTKPGDLMRPGHIFPLRAREGGVLKRAGHTEAAVDLTRLAGLKEGGVICEILNEDGSMSRLPQLLEFGKKHDLKVISIEDLIHYRIMRQGDLVERIEERDIKTHFGDFKFYVFEEKPTEQIHYALTKGTWSADESVLVRVQSSGTYFDVFSRLSNGEHPLMQQVTDLINKEGKGAVVFINNVSNKENTLSRIKHFLNYQDGTSEQPTIAPNFRDYGIGTQILKDLGINKFKVITQNPNIKPILSGYDVEVTEMVAL
- a CDS encoding SDR family oxidoreductase translates to MNLYTQPMLREDALKDKVAIVTGGGSGLGKAMTKYFLELGAKVVITSRNLEKLQGTAKELGEQTGGKVLCVACDVRNWEEVESMKEATLKEFGRIDILLNNAAGNFISPTERLTHSAFDSILDIVLKGTKNCTLSIGKYWIDNKVPGTVLNIVTTYAWTGSAYVVPSACAKAGVLAMTRSLAVEWAKYGIRFNAIAPGPFPTKGAWDRLLPGDLQEKFDMKKKVPLRRVGEHQELANLAAYLVSDYSAYMNGEVVTIDGGEWLQGAGEFNMLEDIPQEMWDMLEAMIKAKKSN
- a CDS encoding SDR family oxidoreductase → MSTKKVWFVTGASKGLGLTLVKKLLSDGYSVAATSRNVSELQKVISAENSDFLPLEVDLVNEESVSLAISKTIEKFRRIDVVVNNAGYGQLGTLEELTDQESRQNFDTNVFGSLNIIRASMPHFRNQKSGNIINIASIGGLSGDFPGWGIYCATKFAVVGFTEALAAEVKEFSVNATVVYPGYFRTDFLTGGSLRTPENEIEAYTTARKLQVAHEQDINGNQPGDPEKAAVAMLELVAMENPPVHLVLGSDAFQMANNKLSSLQNEISDFKTLSISTDY